TTCACACCTTAAGTGGATTTGAACAAATCCAATACATCAATCACTCTCCACATCCCATTACCGATATTTATTTTCACCTGTGGCCAAATGCCTACCGCAGCAGAGAAACTGCATTGGCAAAACAATTACTCGAAAATGGAGAGACCGATATGTATTTTGCGAATCCGCAAATGAATTACGGGTATATCGATTCGCTCCAATTTATTGTAAATAAAGATACCGTGCGGTGGGAATATGATACCACACATATGGACATTGCTATTGTTCATTTAAAGAAAGTTTTAAATCCCGGTGACACCGCATTTATTTCTACTCCATTTTTTGTTAAGCTTCCATCCAGTTATTCCCGGTTGGGACATGTAGATCAATCCTATCAAATTACCCAATGGTATCCCAAACCCGCAGTATACGACCGTGATGGCTGGCACCCGATGCCTTATCTGGATCAGGGAGAATTTTACAGTGAATTCGGGTCGTTTGATGTAAGAATAAGCGTACCAAAAAATTATGTGGTTGCCGCAACAGGAGATTTGTTTGATTGTCCGGAAGAAGAAAAATGGCTGGAGCTTAGAGCTAAAAACACCAAGGCTTTATTGGAAGAAAACCGTATTGATAAACTCGGAAATATCCGCGGTGAATACGACATGGAATTTCCCGAATCTGAAAAACAATACAAAACACTGCGGTATAAGCAAAACAATGTTCACGATTTTGCGTGGTTTGCAGATAAGCGATTCTATGTTTTAAGAGGAGAATACAATCTGCCTAAAAGTGGAAGAAACGTTACTCTTTGGAGTTTCTTTACCAAAGACAATTCCCGTTATTGGGCGAAGTCGACCCAATACCTGCACGATGCCGTAAAATATTACTCCATGTGGAACGGGGAATATCCGTACAATGTGGTGAGCGCGGTTGACGGAACCATTTCCGCCGGTGGAGGAATGGAATATCCTACCGTTACCGTCATCGGAGAATCCAATTCCGATATCGGACTTGAAACCGTTATCATGCATGAAGTGGGTCACAATTGGTTTTACGGTATTTTAGGAAGTAATGAGCGAGATCATCCATGGATGGACGAAGGATTAAACTCCTTTAATGAAATGCGCTACATTGAAACCAAATATCCGGAACTTTCATTGTTGGCTTCCTTTGCACCTCAGCTTTCATCTAAGAATGAGTTTTTCGATTTAAAAGAAACCAAACAACGTGCTCAATATTACATTTCCTATGTAATGAATGCCCGCAGAAATCTGGATCAACCCATTGAAGAAAAATCGGAAAACTATACGCCGACTAATTACGGAGGAGTAGTTTATTCCAAAACAGCATTGGCATTTGCCTATTTAAAAGCGTATCTGGGAGATAAAACTTTTGATAAATGTATGCATGCCTATTATGAAAAATGGATGTTCAAACATCCTTCACCGGATGATATGAAAGAAGTTTTTCAGGAAACGGCTAAAAAAGATTTAAGTTGGTTTTTCGATGGCGTTATAAAAGAAAACCAGGTTATCGATTATAAATTCAAACGTAAAAAACGAGTGGACCGCCGATCTTCCAAAACGTATACCTGGATGAAATACGAGGAGAGTTTGGTGGTAGTTAATAAAGGAACTGCCGATGTTCCGTTTTGTATCAATGGCGTAAAAGGAGATACCCTTTTTAATACGGTTTGGTATCCCGGACACAAAGGAAAAGCAACGATTAATTTTCCGAATGGTCCTTATGACTATTTCAAAATTGATTTCGACGAACGCATTCCGGAGGTTGACCGTAAAAACAATATGATGAAAGAAAAAGGATTATTCCGGAGAATGGAACCCTTAAAATTTCAATTCATCACCAGCCTGGAAAATCCAAAAAAATCAGTGATCTACTGGTCGCCCGTTATCGGAATGAATGCCTACGACGGATTTATGGCCGGATTTCTCCTCTATAACAATTTATTTCCCCAACGAAATTTCGAATGGCAACTCATGCCTATGTATGGTTTCCGTTCCAAAAAACCCATTGGTTATGGCAATATGGAATGGCACATTAACACCAGAAAAAGTGATTTGCTAAATTCCATCGATGTTGGATTAAATGCAGCCAGCTTTCAAACCGAGCGAATTACCATAAATGATTTTACCAGAGAACGCGGATTTATTAAAATTGCTCCACATGTTGGATTTAAACTCAAGAAAAAGAAAGCAAGAAGCGTAAACAATCATTATATCAATTTGAGATCCGTAATGGTTTATGAAGACACGGTAGATCGCTGCAATGGCGATTGCAATGGATTATTGCCTCAGGATTTCGGTGGTGAATTCGTTCTTTATAATGAAGTTCAATACTTCTATTCCAACACCAACACCTTGCATCCCTGGAATGGAAAAATGATGGTGCAACAAAACAATGATTTTTTAAAACTGGAACTGAGTGCTGCATTCAAACGATTTTATAATGCAAAAATGAATTTTGTAGAAGCTCGTGTTTTTGCAGGGAAATTTATTTACAATAACTCTACCAGCTCCAGGTACAACTTCAGATCCGATGGTCAACACGGAAGAAATGATTACACCTACGACGAAGTATTCCCTGCGCGTAATGCAACACAAGGTATGTGGATGAATCAATTTGTTGCCAACCAGGGTGCGCTAAAAATCGGAACTGCAAACGGACA
The genomic region above belongs to Flavobacteriales bacterium and contains:
- a CDS encoding M1 family metallopeptidase — encoded protein: MKHILTLCMLALAGISIAQKNNTKAEYFQQEVNYSIDVKLDDHLHTLSGFEQIQYINHSPHPITDIYFHLWPNAYRSRETALAKQLLENGETDMYFANPQMNYGYIDSLQFIVNKDTVRWEYDTTHMDIAIVHLKKVLNPGDTAFISTPFFVKLPSSYSRLGHVDQSYQITQWYPKPAVYDRDGWHPMPYLDQGEFYSEFGSFDVRISVPKNYVVAATGDLFDCPEEEKWLELRAKNTKALLEENRIDKLGNIRGEYDMEFPESEKQYKTLRYKQNNVHDFAWFADKRFYVLRGEYNLPKSGRNVTLWSFFTKDNSRYWAKSTQYLHDAVKYYSMWNGEYPYNVVSAVDGTISAGGGMEYPTVTVIGESNSDIGLETVIMHEVGHNWFYGILGSNERDHPWMDEGLNSFNEMRYIETKYPELSLLASFAPQLSSKNEFFDLKETKQRAQYYISYVMNARRNLDQPIEEKSENYTPTNYGGVVYSKTALAFAYLKAYLGDKTFDKCMHAYYEKWMFKHPSPDDMKEVFQETAKKDLSWFFDGVIKENQVIDYKFKRKKRVDRRSSKTYTWMKYEESLVVVNKGTADVPFCINGVKGDTLFNTVWYPGHKGKATINFPNGPYDYFKIDFDERIPEVDRKNNMMKEKGLFRRMEPLKFQFITSLENPKKSVIYWSPVIGMNAYDGFMAGFLLYNNLFPQRNFEWQLMPMYGFRSKKPIGYGNMEWHINTRKSDLLNSIDVGLNAASFQTERITINDFTRERGFIKIAPHVGFKLKKKKARSVNNHYINLRSVMVYEDTVDRCNGDCNGLLPQDFGGEFVLYNEVQYFYSNTNTLHPWNGKMMVQQNNDFLKLELSAAFKRFYNAKMNFVEARVFAGKFIYNNSTSSRYNFRSDGQHGRNDYTYDEVFPARNATQGMWMNQFVANQGALKIGTANGQSIDWLTALNLKASLPIPIIHLFADVALSKNPAMDAVFLYDAGISIPMFRGIAEVYFPLVWSSVIKDEYKANGYGYGNAIRFTFNLNNLNPFKQVKNIKG